From the Dryobates pubescens isolate bDryPub1 chromosome 29, bDryPub1.pri, whole genome shotgun sequence genome, one window contains:
- the MRRF gene encoding ribosome-recycling factor, mitochondrial translates to MALALRCFRHLPLLLYRSPFAMTRGLPQAPAGCSALLLDGCRQCVHQVLLTRQLATKKAKGKGQSQAKINVSATLVEDIINLEETNEDMQAVVEALKEDFSRNLSVRTSPGALDHLTVVTQEGKFPLNQLGQISQKSPQLIIVNMTNFPESTAAATKAIRDSGMNLNPEVDGTIIRVPVPKVTREHRESLAKLAKQSTNKSKEALRKVRSKSINQVKKFKSKVSEDTIWLLEKQIQQMADSTAAELDKLLAAKTKELLG, encoded by the exons ATGGCTCTGGCACTACGATGTTTTCGtcatctgcctctgctgctttatCGTTCCCCATTTGCAATGACACGAGGGCTGCCACAGGCTCCTGCAGgttgctcagccctgctcctggatggctgcaggcagtgtgttCATCAGGTGCTGCTGACCAGACAGCTAGCAACCAAAAAAG CTAAAGGTAAAGGGCAGAGTCAAGCCAAAATAAATGTCAGTGCTACCCTAGTTGAGGATATTATCAATTTGGAGGAAACCAATGAAGACAtgcaggcagtggtggaagctctGAAAGAAGATTTCAGCAGAAATCTCAGTGTTAGAACTTCACCAG GGGCCCTTGATCACCTAACTGTGGTGACACAAGAAGGGAAGTTTCCACTGAACCAGCTGGGGCAGATCTCACAGAAGTCACCGCAGCTCATTATAGTGAACATGACCAATTTTCCAGAG agcacagctgcagctacGAAGGCTATAAGGGACAGCGGCATGAACCTGAACCCTGAAGTGGATGGGACAATAATTCGGGTGCCCGTTCCTAA GGTAACAAGAGAACATAGGGAGAGCCTGGCCAAGCTTGCCAAACAGTCCACCAACAAGTCCAAAGAAGCCCTGAGAAAGGTGAGAAGCAAAAGCATCAACCAGGTAAAGAAGTTCAAGAGCAAAGTGTCTGAAGATACCATCTGGCTGCTAGAAAAgcag ATCCAGCAAATGGcagacagcactgctgcagagctggacaagctgctggcagcaaagaCCAAGGAGCTACTTGGATAG